From a single Helicovermis profundi genomic region:
- the coaD gene encoding pantetheine-phosphate adenylyltransferase, which yields MRVAVYPGSFDPITCGHMDIIRRSSKIFDKLVVAVLNNPSKNSMFDFAERKKMIEEAISDLDNVEVDAFNGLLIDYVSQKKYDVIVKGLRAISDFESELQMASMNRKLNSKIETLFMMTATEYSFLSSSLVKEVFGFGGNIESLVPKNVIGNMIEKFTEV from the coding sequence ATGAGAGTTGCAGTGTACCCAGGTAGTTTTGATCCTATTACTTGTGGTCATATGGACATAATAAGGAGATCTTCTAAAATATTTGATAAACTTGTAGTTGCGGTATTAAATAATCCTTCAAAAAACTCTATGTTTGATTTTGCTGAAAGAAAGAAAATGATTGAAGAAGCTATTAGCGATTTAGATAATGTAGAAGTTGATGCCTTTAATGGATTACTTATTGACTATGTATCTCAAAAAAAGTACGATGTAATAGTAAAGGGGTTAAGAGCAATTTCAGATTTTGAATCTGAACTTCAAATGGCTTCTATGAATAGAAAGTTAAATAGTAAGATTGAAACATTATTTATGATGACTGCAACTGAATATTCCTTTTTAAGTTCAAGTTTAGTAAAAGAAGTATTTGGTTTTGGTGGAAATATTGAAAGTTTAGTACCTAAGAATGTTATAGGTAATATGATAGAGAAATTTACGGAGGTTTAG
- the rsmD gene encoding 16S rRNA (guanine(966)-N(2))-methyltransferase RsmD — protein sequence MRIISGKARGIKLTTIEGISTRPTTDRIKENIFNIIAFEIGESDVLDLFSGSGAIGLEFASRGAKKVSMVENNPKCIKFIKANINATSLNDLVEIYTENVFNSFRFFSSNSFDIIFMDPPYSKNLVNETIELIAEKKILKKDGIIIAEHDIKDEVFEKICDIEKYKYKKYGKTGVSFYRRK from the coding sequence ATGAGAATTATATCTGGAAAAGCAAGAGGCATCAAATTAACTACAATAGAAGGAATTAGCACAAGACCTACAACAGATAGGATAAAAGAGAATATTTTTAATATTATTGCTTTTGAAATTGGTGAAAGCGATGTGCTTGATTTGTTTTCAGGTTCAGGTGCTATTGGACTTGAATTTGCAAGTAGAGGTGCTAAAAAAGTTTCTATGGTAGAAAATAATCCAAAATGTATAAAATTTATTAAGGCAAACATTAATGCAACTTCTTTAAATGATTTAGTTGAAATATATACAGAAAATGTATTTAATAGTTTTAGATTTTTTAGTTCAAATTCATTTGATATAATTTTTATGGATCCACCTTATTCAAAAAATTTAGTAAATGAAACTATAGAACTTATAGCAGAAAAAAAAATATTAAAAAAAGATGGTATTATAATTGCTGAACATGATATTAAAGATGAAGTATTTGAAAAAATATGTGATATAGAAAAATATAAATATAAAAAATATGGAAAAACTGGTGTAAGTTTTTATAGGAGGAAATAA
- the recG gene encoding ATP-dependent DNA helicase RecG produces the protein MNLDDDLIAIKGIGKKKYKLLNNLNLYKVKDLLTNFPRTYVDRSKVNNINEIENESISTIKLLIYDVSETKNAYKKSTLRLKCKDTNGYNVAIIFFNASFLLKKFSIGKEYYFYGKIVKTHYEAKMFHPEFSDSMYNDKKFLRIEPIYSLTAGITNKEMINIYENIIDNVLFEENLFSPYIIQNKLCDINYAFKNINLPTSKEALKKARYRFIYEEFFNLFLSLSLIKNKVKSSGGIVLKDLPMVDFYKNLKFTLTKSQEKVWNQIKIDLTSNNQMNRLLQGDVGSGKTIVAMMAMYLTYKNNMQSTLMVPTSVLANQHFRTFSDVLKNFNIKIILLTGNTKNKKQIYKDIELGKYDIIIGTHAILEEGVKFKNLALVITDEQHRFGVKQRNILSTKEKNVNVLVMSATPIPRTLSLIIYGDVDISVIDQLPSGRKQIKTHYVKKNKINDMYEFIRSKVEEKRQIYFICPLIEESEALDIKSASELYKELSERIYTKFNVKLLHGKMKAKEKETIMKDFSEGKINILISTTVIEVGINVPNASIMVINDANRFGLSQLHQLRGRVGRGEYQSYCFMTSNKMGDTSKKRIQTMIDTNDGFEIAERDLLLRGPGEILGLKQHGLPELKIGELAKHSQIFEIVKMDVNNLVQMYNQGEKASVEFIIKFIENRLSNNINI, from the coding sequence ATGAATTTAGATGATGATTTAATTGCAATTAAAGGTATAGGGAAGAAAAAATATAAACTTTTAAATAATTTAAATCTTTATAAGGTTAAAGATTTGTTGACCAATTTTCCTAGAACTTATGTTGATAGATCAAAGGTTAATAATATTAATGAAATTGAAAACGAGAGTATATCAACAATAAAACTATTGATATACGATGTTTCCGAAACTAAAAATGCTTATAAAAAAAGCACTTTAAGATTGAAGTGCAAGGATACGAACGGTTATAATGTTGCTATTATTTTCTTTAATGCTTCATTTTTATTAAAGAAGTTCTCAATAGGAAAAGAATACTATTTTTATGGTAAAATTGTTAAAACACACTATGAAGCAAAAATGTTTCACCCAGAATTTTCTGATTCAATGTATAACGATAAAAAATTTTTAAGGATTGAACCAATTTATTCTTTAACAGCAGGAATAACTAATAAAGAAATGATAAATATATATGAAAATATTATTGATAATGTATTGTTTGAGGAGAATTTATTTTCTCCATATATAATTCAAAACAAATTATGTGATATAAATTACGCATTTAAGAATATAAATTTACCTACAAGTAAAGAGGCTTTAAAAAAAGCAAGATATAGATTTATTTATGAAGAATTTTTTAATTTATTTTTAAGTCTATCACTAATAAAAAATAAAGTTAAATCTTCAGGTGGTATTGTGCTTAAAGATTTACCAATGGTAGACTTTTATAAAAATCTTAAATTTACTCTTACTAAGAGTCAGGAAAAAGTATGGAATCAAATTAAAATTGATTTAACAAGTAATAATCAAATGAATAGGTTGCTTCAAGGCGATGTAGGCTCTGGAAAAACAATAGTCGCAATGATGGCAATGTATCTTACATATAAAAACAATATGCAAAGTACACTAATGGTACCTACGAGTGTTCTTGCAAATCAACATTTTAGAACTTTTTCAGATGTACTTAAAAATTTTAATATTAAAATAATTCTATTAACAGGAAATACAAAAAATAAAAAACAAATATATAAGGATATCGAATTAGGCAAATATGATATTATTATTGGGACACATGCAATTCTTGAAGAAGGTGTTAAGTTTAAGAATCTTGCTTTAGTGATTACTGATGAGCAGCATCGCTTTGGAGTAAAACAAAGAAATATTTTAAGTACTAAAGAGAAAAATGTTAATGTTTTGGTAATGTCGGCTACTCCTATTCCAAGAACATTATCACTTATAATATATGGAGATGTTGATATAAGCGTAATTGATCAGCTTCCATCGGGACGCAAGCAAATAAAAACCCATTATGTAAAAAAAAATAAAATAAATGATATGTATGAATTTATAAGGTCTAAAGTTGAAGAAAAAAGACAAATATATTTTATTTGTCCATTGATTGAAGAATCTGAGGCTTTAGATATTAAATCAGCATCTGAGCTTTATAAAGAATTATCAGAAAGAATTTACACAAAGTTTAATGTTAAACTACTTCATGGCAAAATGAAAGCAAAAGAAAAAGAAACTATAATGAAAGATTTTAGCGAAGGAAAAATAAATATATTAATTTCAACAACCGTTATTGAAGTAGGAATTAATGTGCCTAATGCAAGTATAATGGTTATAAATGATGCTAATAGATTCGGTTTATCACAGCTTCATCAATTAAGGGGAAGAGTTGGTAGAGGTGAGTATCAGTCATATTGTTTTATGACGTCAAATAAAATGGGTGATACTTCGAAAAAAAGAATTCAAACAATGATTGATACGAATGACGGTTTTGAAATTGCAGAGAGAGATTTATTACTTCGAGGTCCAGGAGAAATACTAGGTTTAAAACAACATGGCCTTCCTGAACTTAAAATTGGAGAACTTGCTAAACATTCTCAAATATTTGAAATAGTAAAAATGGATGTAAATAATTTAGTCCAAATGTATAATCAAGGCGAAAAAGCAAGTGTTGAATTTATAATTAAATTTATTGAGAATAGATTGTCAAATAATATTAATATATGA
- a CDS encoding Asp23/Gls24 family envelope stress response protein, with the protein MSITVENDYGTININKDVISTIAGAAAVECYGLVGMSSRTATSGFVNLLKKENLSKGIDITIEEDGIIIDLFVVIQFGTKISVVAENIIEKVKYNVEKQTGIKVIKVNLNIEGVRVQ; encoded by the coding sequence ATGTCTATTACAGTAGAAAATGATTATGGTACTATTAACATAAATAAGGATGTTATTTCTACAATAGCAGGAGCAGCTGCTGTTGAGTGCTATGGTTTAGTGGGTATGTCATCTAGAACTGCAACAAGCGGATTTGTTAATTTACTTAAAAAAGAAAATTTAAGTAAAGGTATCGATATTACAATTGAAGAGGATGGAATTATTATAGATCTTTTTGTTGTAATACAATTTGGAACTAAAATATCTGTTGTTGCTGAAAATATTATTGAAAAAGTTAAATACAATGTTGAAAAACAAACGGGTATTAAAGTTATTAAAGTTAATTTAAATATTGAAGGTGTACGAGTACAGTAG
- the rpmB gene encoding 50S ribosomal protein L28, with protein MAKICAVCGKGKMSGNHVSHANNHNRRTWAPNLKRVRAVVEGSNKRITVCTRCLRSGKVERAL; from the coding sequence ATGGCTAAAATTTGTGCAGTTTGTGGTAAAGGTAAAATGTCTGGTAATCACGTGAGTCACGCGAACAACCATAACAGAAGAACTTGGGCACCAAACTTAAAAAGAGTTAGAGCTGTAGTTGAAGGTTCAAACAAAAGAATCACAGTATGTACTAGATGTTTAAGATCTGGTAAAGTTGAAAGAGCACTATAA
- a CDS encoding thiamine diphosphokinase, with amino-acid sequence MCYRNVKEAIIVANGVIGNYLSVSKKISNYMDVKNAFVISVDGGIFHMDKLGLIPNIILGDFDSINDDESIFEKYSGADVIRYNSKKDFTDTELAIRKALDLGAEKLYLVGCTGERLDHTLANIFLLDFIENSGGKGYIIDSNNRIECLSSNKINLKFQENEFLSIIPISTYIEKIEISGMKYDLSKKNIKFGSTLMISNEKASKTPYLNVYGGKVLVIYSTDRV; translated from the coding sequence ATGTGCTATAGAAACGTAAAGGAAGCTATAATTGTAGCAAATGGTGTAATAGGTAATTACTTAAGTGTAAGTAAAAAAATTAGTAACTATATGGATGTTAAAAATGCTTTTGTTATATCAGTTGATGGCGGCATTTTTCATATGGATAAATTAGGTTTGATACCAAATATTATTTTAGGTGATTTTGATTCGATAAATGATGATGAAAGTATCTTTGAAAAGTATAGTGGCGCTGACGTTATTAGATATAATAGTAAAAAAGATTTCACTGATACAGAACTTGCTATAAGGAAAGCACTAGACTTAGGAGCTGAAAAATTATACCTAGTTGGGTGTACTGGAGAAAGGCTAGATCATACATTAGCAAATATTTTTTTGCTTGATTTTATTGAAAATAGTGGTGGCAAAGGATATATTATTGATTCTAATAATAGAATTGAGTGTTTATCAAGTAATAAAATTAATTTGAAATTCCAAGAAAATGAATTTTTATCTATTATTCCGATTTCGACTTATATTGAAAAAATTGAAATTAGTGGTATGAAATATGACTTATCTAAAAAAAATATAAAATTTGGTTCAACTCTTATGATTAGTAATGAAAAAGCGAGTAAAACTCCTTATTTAAATGTATATGGTGGTAAAGTTTTAGTTATTTATTCTACAGATAGGGTGTAG
- the rpe gene encoding ribulose-phosphate 3-epimerase, giving the protein MVKLAPSILSADFANLLDDVKKVENAGVEYLHIDIMDGHFVPNISFGPIVMNALKGKTKLVFDVHLMIENPDNYIEEFVKAGADIITVHVETCTHLHRTIQKIKSYGIKAGVSLNPATSVFTIEEILPELDMVLLMSVNPGFGGQSFIESTFEKIKKVRTLITRENLDIDIEVDGGINPSNVKMVVDSGANVIVAGSAIFKAENINERVMEFRKNVL; this is encoded by the coding sequence ATGGTAAAATTAGCACCTTCAATATTATCTGCAGATTTTGCAAATTTACTTGATGATGTAAAAAAGGTTGAAAATGCAGGTGTAGAGTATCTTCATATTGATATTATGGATGGTCATTTTGTTCCAAATATATCATTTGGACCTATTGTTATGAATGCATTAAAAGGGAAAACAAAATTAGTATTTGATGTACACTTGATGATAGAAAACCCTGATAATTATATAGAGGAATTTGTAAAAGCAGGGGCAGATATTATAACAGTACATGTTGAAACATGTACTCATCTTCATAGAACAATTCAAAAGATCAAAAGTTATGGTATAAAAGCTGGAGTTTCATTAAATCCTGCTACATCAGTATTTACGATTGAGGAAATTTTACCTGAACTTGATATGGTTCTATTAATGTCAGTAAACCCAGGTTTTGGTGGTCAAAGTTTTATAGAGTCAACTTTTGAGAAGATAAAAAAAGTAAGAACATTAATTACTAGAGAGAATTTAGATATTGATATTGAGGTTGATGGTGGTATTAACCCTTCAAATGTGAAAATGGTAGTAGATTCTGGAGCCAATGTAATCGTTGCAGGTTCTGCAATTTTTAAAGCTGAGAATATTAATGAAAGAGTAATGGAATTTAGAAAAAATGTGCTATAG
- the rsgA gene encoding ribosome small subunit-dependent GTPase A: MEHKGRIIKGIAGFYYVKADNVVFECKARGIFKKDKIIPLVGDNVIISINSLEEKTAIIEKIMPRNVEMIRPRVANVDQAVVVIALKNPEPHKIMIDKLTVLIEKSGLDLVICFNKCDLDSEGIYKEFYDIYKSTGYRIISTSAYDNSGLDELKEVLDNKVSVLAGPSGVGKSSILNVIQRDLHLKTGLVSKKIKRGKHTTRHSELIELDFGGFVVDTPGFTSLDITSIEMSELKEFFPEFKNDKIQCKFSDCYHEKEPKCGVKLGVENGLISKSRYESYLYLLNEIKENRRHKKW; this comes from the coding sequence ATGGAGCATAAAGGAAGAATAATAAAAGGTATTGCAGGATTCTATTATGTTAAGGCGGATAATGTTGTTTTTGAATGTAAAGCTAGAGGAATTTTTAAAAAGGATAAAATTATTCCTTTAGTTGGTGATAACGTTATAATTTCAATTAATAGCCTAGAAGAAAAAACTGCTATTATAGAGAAAATTATGCCTAGAAATGTTGAAATGATTAGACCAAGAGTTGCAAATGTTGATCAAGCAGTTGTGGTTATTGCTTTAAAAAATCCTGAACCCCATAAAATTATGATAGACAAGCTTACAGTTTTAATTGAGAAATCAGGACTTGATTTAGTTATTTGCTTTAATAAATGTGATTTAGACTCTGAAGGAATATATAAGGAATTCTATGATATTTACAAAAGTACAGGTTATAGAATTATTTCTACAAGTGCCTATGATAATTCAGGACTTGATGAATTAAAAGAAGTACTAGATAATAAAGTATCAGTATTAGCAGGACCTTCGGGTGTTGGAAAATCATCGATACTAAATGTAATTCAAAGAGACTTACATTTAAAGACTGGCCTAGTTAGCAAAAAAATTAAAAGAGGAAAGCATACTACAAGACATAGTGAACTTATAGAATTAGATTTTGGTGGTTTTGTTGTTGATACGCCAGGATTTACTTCTTTAGATATTACTTCTATTGAAATGAGCGAATTAAAAGAGTTTTTTCCAGAATTTAAAAATGATAAAATACAGTGTAAGTTTTCTGATTGTTATCATGAAAAAGAGCCTAAATGTGGTGTTAAATTAGGAGTTGAGAATGGATTAATATCTAAAAGTAGATATGAGTCATATTTATATTTATTGAATGAGATAAAAGAAAATAGGAGGCACAAAAAATGGTAA
- the pknB gene encoding Stk1 family PASTA domain-containing Ser/Thr kinase: MDKLIGKVLGNRYEVIEKIGEGGMALVYKARCQLLNRYVAVKVLRPEFAIEDDFVEKFEKESQAAASLSHPSIINIFDVGKDENIRYIVMELVDGITLKKYIKEKEGFVSNYDILNISKQISQALEHAHVNHIIHRDIKPHNIIISDDNRIKIGDFGIARAITSSTIVSSNEIVGSVHYTSPEQARGGFVDERSDIYSLGVLMYELATKKVPFDGDSPISVALKHLKEDVLIPSSYNSGINKGLESIILKALMKKPDDRYQSASELIEDLDKVIENPEVNVPLYISAEDSPTMVMPNLGEFMEKKEKKVKKQKKSNGKKSERKSVISVMITVLVALILTLVLFTVVFFKPITSMFMNKTITVPMVVNLEFNDGTKKLQDAGFNVEVSEYKYNDLVDKDNIISQSYPEGTKLKEGFTIDIEVSKGSVMVNVPNVVQKKYVEAQVVLENSKLTLGDVEYVDNDLPKGYVVSQSIAAGKQVKEKAIIDLKVSQGVKIETMIMPSLVGKTLEEAKEQLKPLAISINKITYNYSDDYNEGQIMIQGIKTGSEIKSGSSIELIVSKGKDPLSTAIDNTDTTATDGNDTPEQTTPSLVGYKDKTYIIPFNIETESKVVKVVMLQDNVETIVYEKKHFKTEDSLRIVIRGKGEAILKFYFDDQLVYTKDETF, translated from the coding sequence ATGGATAAACTTATTGGAAAAGTTTTAGGAAACAGGTATGAAGTAATTGAGAAAATCGGAGAAGGTGGTATGGCGTTAGTTTATAAAGCTCGTTGTCAACTCCTTAATAGATATGTTGCAGTAAAAGTACTTAGACCTGAATTTGCAATTGAAGACGATTTTGTTGAAAAATTTGAAAAGGAATCACAAGCAGCAGCAAGCTTGTCTCATCCATCGATTATTAATATTTTTGATGTAGGCAAAGATGAGAATATAAGATATATCGTTATGGAACTTGTAGATGGTATAACTTTAAAGAAATATATTAAAGAAAAAGAAGGATTTGTATCAAATTATGATATCCTTAATATTTCTAAACAAATCTCTCAAGCATTAGAACATGCACATGTAAATCACATTATTCATAGGGATATAAAACCTCATAACATTATTATATCGGATGATAATAGGATTAAAATTGGAGATTTCGGTATAGCAAGAGCTATTACTTCGTCTACTATTGTAAGTAGCAATGAGATTGTTGGTTCTGTGCATTATACGTCTCCAGAACAAGCGCGCGGGGGATTTGTTGACGAAAGAAGTGATATTTATTCTCTTGGAGTGCTTATGTATGAATTAGCTACAAAAAAAGTTCCGTTTGACGGAGATTCGCCTATATCAGTAGCTTTGAAGCATTTAAAGGAAGATGTTTTGATTCCGTCTAGCTATAATAGTGGAATAAATAAAGGTCTTGAAAGTATAATATTAAAAGCGTTAATGAAAAAACCAGATGATAGGTATCAATCTGCAAGTGAGCTAATAGAAGATTTAGATAAAGTAATTGAAAATCCAGAAGTGAATGTTCCATTATATATTTCTGCTGAAGATTCGCCTACTATGGTAATGCCAAATCTTGGAGAGTTTATGGAAAAAAAAGAAAAGAAAGTTAAAAAACAAAAAAAATCAAATGGTAAAAAAAGTGAAAGAAAAAGCGTAATATCAGTTATGATAACAGTTTTAGTTGCATTAATTCTGACTTTAGTTTTATTTACGGTTGTATTTTTTAAACCTATTACTTCTATGTTTATGAATAAAACAATTACAGTACCTATGGTTGTTAATTTAGAATTCAATGATGGTACAAAGAAACTTCAGGATGCGGGATTCAATGTTGAAGTTTCTGAATATAAATATAATGATTTAGTAGATAAAGATAATATTATTTCACAGTCATATCCTGAAGGTACAAAGTTAAAAGAGGGCTTTACAATTGATATAGAAGTTAGTAAAGGATCAGTAATGGTAAATGTGCCAAATGTCGTTCAAAAAAAATATGTTGAAGCACAAGTAGTTCTTGAGAACAGCAAATTGACCTTGGGTGATGTTGAATATGTTGATAACGATCTTCCAAAAGGCTATGTTGTTTCGCAATCAATAGCTGCAGGAAAGCAAGTAAAAGAAAAAGCGATAATTGACCTTAAAGTAAGTCAAGGTGTAAAAATAGAAACAATGATTATGCCAAGTTTAGTCGGTAAAACTTTGGAAGAAGCAAAAGAACAACTTAAGCCCTTAGCTATTAGTATAAATAAAATAACTTATAATTATAGCGATGACTACAATGAAGGTCAAATAATGATACAAGGAATTAAAACGGGATCTGAAATAAAAAGTGGGTCTTCTATTGAATTAATAGTTTCCAAAGGAAAGGATCCACTCAGTACAGCTATAGATAATACTGATACTACAGCTACAGATGGAAATGATACTCCAGAGCAAACAACTCCAAGCTTAGTAGGATATAAAGATAAAACATATATTATTCCATTTAACATAGAAACTGAAAGCAAAGTTGTTAAAGTTGTCATGCTGCAAGATAATGTTGAAACAATCGTTTATGAAAAAAAACATTTTAAAACTGAAGATAGCTTAAGAATTGTCATTAGAGGAAAAGGAGAAGCAATTTTGAAATTCTATTTTGATGATCAGCTTGTATATACAAAAGATGAAACTTTTTAG
- a CDS encoding Stp1/IreP family PP2C-type Ser/Thr phosphatase, with the protein MKTAAKTDKGKIRNNNEDYYYIDEKNNIFIVADGIGGHKAGEVASSLTTQLISEYIESKYNFYESKIPLLISESIKHANNVVYNMSNEKEECDGMGTTISMGILINNILYVGHVGDSRIYLLRGDSITQITKDHTLVNELLNNGTLTEEEAKNYPNKNIITKAIGTSFKVDSDIFEYEVEDGDIYIFCTDGLSDNVSKSELKEIVKENENINIMSEKLIKLANENGGSDNITVLLLSI; encoded by the coding sequence ATGAAAACTGCTGCAAAAACAGATAAGGGTAAAATAAGAAATAACAATGAAGATTATTATTATATTGATGAAAAAAATAATATTTTTATTGTTGCTGATGGAATTGGTGGACATAAAGCTGGTGAAGTTGCAAGTTCATTAACAACTCAATTGATTAGTGAATATATTGAATCAAAATATAATTTTTATGAAAGTAAAATTCCATTACTTATAAGCGAATCAATAAAACATGCCAATAATGTTGTTTACAATATGTCAAATGAAAAAGAAGAATGTGACGGAATGGGAACAACCATTTCAATGGGTATTCTTATAAATAATATTCTTTATGTTGGTCATGTTGGTGATAGCAGAATATACTTATTAAGAGGTGATTCTATTACTCAAATTACTAAAGATCATACTTTAGTAAATGAACTACTTAATAACGGAACACTTACAGAAGAAGAAGCAAAAAATTATCCAAATAAAAATATAATTACTAAAGCGATTGGAACGTCTTTTAAAGTTGATTCTGATATATTTGAATACGAAGTTGAAGATGGAGATATATATATTTTTTGTACAGATGGATTATCAGATAATGTATCAAAATCAGAATTAAAAGAAATTGTAAAAGAAAATGAAAATATAAATATTATGAGTGAAAAATTGATAAAATTGGCTAATGAAAATGGTGGTAGTGACAATATTACTGTTTTACTTCTTAGCATTTAG
- the rsmB gene encoding 16S rRNA (cytosine(967)-C(5))-methyltransferase RsmB, whose amino-acid sequence MHNPRKQALFILETFDETKGYSNLLLNKLNNNQDYSYQDKRFISNLVYGVIENRLLLDYIIRKYSSIRLKKIHNSVLNNLRIGAYQIIFLDRVPDSAAVNEAVKITKKINFRSSGFVNAILRQISINKNNLPLPNRNEDIINYFSIKYSHSKWLVKNWIEDYGEEFTEKLLESNNKKPDISVRVNTIKISKNKLVKKLISKGFMVKESEYLDEALIISSGTKSIIDSDEFKNGEFIVQDVGSMLIAKLLNPLESDIVLDVCSAPGGKTTFLGQIMNNKGSIIARDIYGHKIDLIRKNCEKLGLTNVKTESVDGRIFRKEDANKFDKILLDAPCSGIGIIRRKPEIKYLKTEKDIIDLSKLQSELLDTNSKYLKKGGTLMYSTCSIDKKENEMVIKNFLENHNDFELISTNYLNKGNKEWIYLFPNVEETDGFFMCMLKKL is encoded by the coding sequence ATGCATAATCCAAGAAAACAAGCTCTCTTTATATTAGAAACGTTTGATGAAACAAAAGGATATTCAAATTTATTATTAAACAAATTAAATAATAATCAAGATTACTCATATCAAGATAAACGTTTTATAAGCAATCTAGTTTATGGAGTAATAGAAAATAGGTTATTATTAGATTATATTATTAGAAAATATTCAAGTATTAGACTAAAAAAAATTCACAATTCAGTGTTAAATAACTTGAGAATCGGAGCATATCAAATTATTTTTTTAGATAGAGTTCCAGATTCAGCAGCAGTAAATGAAGCTGTAAAAATCACAAAAAAAATTAATTTTAGGTCATCAGGGTTTGTAAATGCGATATTGAGACAAATATCGATAAATAAAAATAATCTACCACTTCCGAATAGAAATGAAGATATTATTAATTATTTTTCGATAAAATATTCGCATAGTAAGTGGCTTGTAAAAAATTGGATAGAGGATTATGGTGAAGAGTTCACAGAAAAATTGCTAGAATCTAATAATAAGAAGCCGGATATCTCGGTTCGAGTAAACACAATTAAAATTTCGAAGAATAAATTAGTAAAAAAACTTATATCTAAAGGTTTTATGGTGAAGGAAAGCGAATATTTAGATGAGGCATTAATAATATCTTCTGGAACGAAATCGATTATAGATAGTGATGAATTTAAAAATGGTGAATTTATTGTTCAAGATGTGGGATCAATGTTAATTGCTAAATTACTTAATCCTCTTGAAAGTGATATTGTTTTGGATGTTTGTAGTGCTCCCGGTGGAAAAACAACTTTTTTAGGCCAAATTATGAACAATAAAGGTAGTATTATTGCGAGAGATATATATGGCCATAAAATTGATTTAATAAGAAAAAATTGCGAAAAACTTGGCCTTACTAATGTAAAAACTGAAAGCGTTGATGGTAGAATTTTTCGAAAAGAAGATGCTAATAAGTTTGATAAAATTCTTCTTGATGCTCCATGCTCTGGAATTGGAATAATTAGAAGAAAGCCAGAGATTAAATATTTGAAAACAGAAAAAGATATTATAGATTTATCAAAGCTCCAAAGTGAACTATTAGATACCAATTCAAAGTATTTGAAAAAAGGTGGAACACTTATGTATAGTACTTGTTCTATTGATAAAAAGGAAAATGAGATGGTTATAAAGAACTTTTTAGAAAATCATAATGATTTTGAATTAATAAGTACAAATTATTTAAATAAGGGAAATAAAGAATGGATATATTTATTTCCAAATGTTGAAGAAACGGATGGATTCTTTATGTGTATGTTAAAAAAACTCTAA